From the Leifsonia sp. AG29 genome, one window contains:
- a CDS encoding CBU_0592 family membrane protein yields the protein MQVAGSSLVLAAFVLSQLRFLKPESRLFLGLNALGSTILGIDAAVEHQWGFLILEGVWAMVSVVGLVRAVREDHPSDRSCNQLR from the coding sequence GTGCAGGTTGCCGGTTCATCGCTTGTCCTGGCCGCTTTCGTCCTGTCTCAACTCAGATTTCTGAAGCCCGAGTCTCGGCTTTTCTTGGGCCTGAACGCGTTGGGCTCGACCATTCTGGGAATCGATGCAGCGGTAGAGCATCAATGGGGCTTCCTCATCCTCGAAGGCGTTTGGGCCATGGTGTCGGTTGTCGGACTCGTCAGAGCCGTGCGGGAGGACCACCCCTCGGACAGGAGCTGCAATCAGCTTCGATAG
- a CDS encoding MBL fold metallo-hydrolase, translating to MTEPRPGLHRVDIPLGDRISSLYLVSGSGSVLLFDTGIRGAIPESLIPALSQAGVDPRRIQSVVVSHCDVDHFGGVDDAHHAFPHARILAHEADRAAIESVDTFLEARGRGFLAEYGLDESPEAIAWMRASAGSGPVDDVVGDGAVIDLGGTEAEVLHLPGHTLGHLGVALDGGAVHIIGDAILGESVDNADGSPAFPPTYRLVAAYRQTIRRLAERPPELLLTAHYPTLQGEDVVRFLERSEAFVDRLEALVIHEVAREADGVSLPVLLDRINQQAGRWPSEGTATALAYPVVGHLEDLEARGIVERLGSRQAYRWRSVG from the coding sequence GTGACCGAACCGCGCCCGGGCCTGCACCGAGTCGACATCCCGCTCGGGGACCGGATCTCCAGCCTCTACCTGGTGAGCGGCTCCGGCAGTGTGCTGCTGTTCGACACAGGGATCCGCGGGGCAATCCCCGAGTCCCTGATCCCAGCCCTGTCACAAGCCGGTGTCGACCCCCGCCGGATCCAGTCGGTGGTGGTCTCCCACTGCGACGTGGACCACTTCGGCGGCGTCGACGATGCCCATCACGCGTTCCCGCATGCCAGGATCCTCGCGCATGAGGCCGACCGCGCCGCCATCGAGAGCGTCGACACGTTCCTGGAGGCCCGCGGCCGCGGTTTTCTCGCCGAGTACGGCCTCGACGAGTCGCCGGAAGCGATCGCGTGGATGCGGGCGTCCGCCGGGAGCGGTCCGGTCGACGACGTGGTCGGCGACGGAGCCGTCATCGACCTCGGCGGGACGGAAGCGGAGGTGCTGCACCTCCCCGGCCATACGCTCGGTCACCTCGGGGTCGCGCTGGATGGCGGCGCCGTCCACATCATCGGCGACGCGATCCTCGGAGAATCGGTGGACAACGCGGACGGATCGCCCGCATTCCCTCCGACCTACCGACTCGTCGCGGCGTACCGGCAGACGATCCGGCGTCTGGCGGAGCGGCCGCCGGAGCTCCTGCTGACGGCGCACTATCCGACGCTTCAGGGGGAGGACGTGGTGCGCTTTCTCGAACGCTCCGAGGCGTTCGTGGACCGGCTCGAGGCGCTGGTGATCCACGAGGTCGCCCGCGAAGCTGACGGCGTCTCCCTGCCGGTTCTGCTGGACCGGATCAACCAGCAGGCGGGACGGTGGCCGTCCGAGGGCACCGCCACCGCGCTCGCCTACCCTGTGGTCGGGCATCTCGAAGACCTGGAGGCGCGCGGTATCGTCGAGCGCCTGGGTAGCCGGCAAGCGTACCGGTGGAGGTCGGTGGGATGA
- a CDS encoding SDR family NAD(P)-dependent oxidoreductase: protein MMATIVTGGGRGIGASTARVLAAQHDVVYVGDIDASAAEQVASGIRDSGGRAVAVRLDVGDPGDWDRLRESVEAAGDVVDCVVNNAFTLTLGPAHLLAEDDWTRQISVNLGAVYRSIRTFSDTLLANGGNVVNVSSVHAIAGFPGHPAYAAAKGGMVALTRQLAVEYAPKLRVNAVLPGSVMTRAWDAVSDEDRAEHVNHIPLGRFGAPVEVAKAIAFLASPDASYITGETIVVDGGLTVSV from the coding sequence ATGATGGCGACGATCGTCACGGGCGGAGGGCGGGGGATCGGCGCGTCGACTGCCCGGGTCCTCGCCGCGCAGCATGACGTGGTCTACGTGGGCGACATCGATGCCTCGGCCGCAGAGCAAGTCGCCTCCGGAATCCGGGACTCCGGGGGCCGAGCGGTGGCCGTGCGGCTCGACGTGGGTGACCCGGGTGACTGGGATCGTCTCCGAGAGTCCGTCGAGGCTGCCGGGGACGTGGTGGACTGCGTAGTCAACAACGCCTTCACGCTCACACTCGGACCCGCGCATCTGCTCGCGGAGGACGACTGGACCCGTCAGATTTCCGTGAACCTCGGAGCCGTGTATCGGTCGATACGCACCTTCTCCGACACGTTGCTGGCGAACGGCGGGAACGTGGTGAACGTCTCCAGCGTGCACGCGATCGCCGGATTCCCCGGGCACCCGGCGTACGCCGCGGCGAAGGGCGGCATGGTCGCGCTGACCCGGCAGCTCGCGGTCGAATACGCGCCGAAGCTCCGGGTCAACGCCGTGCTCCCCGGGTCGGTCATGACACGTGCGTGGGATGCCGTGAGCGATGAGGATCGCGCCGAGCATGTGAACCATATTCCACTGGGCCGCTTCGGCGCGCCGGTCGAAGTGGCGAAGGCGATCGCCTTCCTGGCGAGCCCGGATGCGAGCTACATCACGGGGGAGACGATCGTGGTCGATGGCGGACTCACGGTGTCGGTATGA
- a CDS encoding glycoside hydrolase family 13 protein encodes MDNEPTSTGTRHALAWWRSGTIYQIYPHSFADSDSDGLGDLRGIIQHVDHLAWLGVDAVWLSPIYPSPQHDNGYDVADYRDIDPRFGTLDDLDDLIARLHDADIRLVLDLVVNHTSSEHPWFLDSSSSRRSDRRDWYIWRDPRPGFVGGEPGAEPTNWGSYFGGSAWKWDARTGQYYLHLFAEQQPDLNWENPAVREAVHDMMKWWLDRGVDGFRMDVINLISKPAEYSDGRATKLEGWADPSPFVTHGPHLETFLAEMHAEVFADRTPDLVRIGETPGVTIEQAQRLTRSREAGLDMVFAFEHVEVDREHGDWLAPLPLHIPSLRRVMQRWQTGLGSVGWNSLYANNHDQPRMVSRFGDPSPENWAASAKAVALAFYLQQGTMSMYQGEEIGMIGATLDGPEDLRDISSRNYFASAVAAGRLPDDVLAALRITARDNARTPMHWTGGLDRGFGSASPWMRFAEYPAGVSVERQKDDPASILYFYRQLIAARHRVNALAEGSTRFLDTGDSPVIAYERVTETERFVVVANLSASAQAWPDELADAGLTADRPRILSSREASHDALAPWEALLIDATGV; translated from the coding sequence ATGGATAATGAGCCCACCTCGACTGGCACCCGCCACGCGCTCGCGTGGTGGCGCAGCGGGACGATCTACCAGATTTACCCTCACAGCTTCGCGGATAGCGACAGCGATGGCCTGGGGGATCTCCGTGGGATCATTCAGCACGTCGATCATCTTGCGTGGCTTGGCGTGGACGCGGTCTGGCTGAGCCCGATCTACCCATCGCCGCAACATGACAACGGCTACGATGTCGCGGACTACCGTGACATCGACCCGCGGTTCGGCACCCTCGATGACCTGGACGACCTCATCGCCCGGCTGCATGACGCGGATATCCGGCTGGTCCTCGACCTGGTCGTGAACCACACCTCGAGCGAACATCCGTGGTTCCTCGATTCATCCTCCTCCCGGCGAAGCGACAGGAGGGACTGGTACATCTGGCGGGATCCTCGGCCCGGCTTCGTGGGAGGCGAGCCCGGCGCCGAGCCGACCAACTGGGGCTCGTATTTCGGCGGTTCCGCCTGGAAGTGGGACGCGCGGACAGGCCAGTACTACCTCCACCTCTTCGCCGAGCAGCAACCAGACCTGAACTGGGAGAACCCCGCGGTCCGGGAGGCCGTCCACGACATGATGAAGTGGTGGCTGGACCGGGGCGTGGATGGATTCCGGATGGACGTGATCAACCTGATCTCCAAGCCGGCCGAGTACAGCGATGGCCGGGCTACCAAGCTGGAAGGGTGGGCGGATCCCAGTCCCTTCGTCACTCATGGACCGCACCTGGAGACGTTCCTCGCCGAGATGCACGCGGAGGTCTTCGCGGACCGCACGCCGGACCTCGTCAGGATCGGCGAGACTCCCGGCGTGACGATCGAGCAGGCCCAGCGGCTCACGCGTTCGCGGGAGGCCGGACTGGACATGGTGTTCGCCTTCGAGCACGTCGAAGTTGATCGCGAGCACGGTGACTGGCTGGCCCCGCTCCCCCTGCACATCCCGTCTCTCCGGCGAGTGATGCAGCGGTGGCAGACCGGCTTGGGCAGCGTCGGCTGGAACAGCCTGTACGCGAACAACCACGATCAACCGCGCATGGTGTCCCGCTTCGGGGATCCTTCCCCCGAGAACTGGGCAGCCTCCGCGAAGGCGGTCGCGTTGGCGTTCTACCTCCAGCAGGGCACCATGTCGATGTACCAAGGGGAGGAGATCGGAATGATCGGCGCCACCCTGGACGGGCCCGAGGATCTTCGCGATATCAGCTCGCGGAACTACTTCGCCTCGGCGGTGGCAGCCGGCCGTCTCCCGGACGACGTGCTCGCGGCCCTCCGGATCACAGCCCGCGACAACGCTCGAACCCCCATGCATTGGACGGGCGGGCTTGACCGCGGCTTCGGCTCGGCGTCGCCGTGGATGAGGTTCGCCGAGTACCCCGCCGGCGTGAGTGTCGAGCGGCAGAAGGACGACCCTGCATCGATCCTCTACTTTTATCGGCAGCTGATTGCCGCACGACACCGAGTAAACGCCCTGGCGGAGGGCTCCACGCGATTCCTCGACACTGGGGACTCGCCCGTCATCGCCTACGAGCGCGTCACCGAGACGGAAAGGTTCGTCGTCGTGGCGAATCTCAGCGCATCGGCGCAGGCATGGCCCGACGAGCTCGCCGATGCCGGCCTGACTGCCGACCGCCCGCGGATTCTCTCGTCCCGGGAGGCCTCCCACGATGCGTTGGCACCATGGGAGGCGCTCCTCATCGACGCGACCGGCGTCTGA
- a CDS encoding FadR/GntR family transcriptional regulator, translated as MVTYGRGIHGQVVDALGSRILEGALRPGDVLDPDAVLHEFGVSRTVVREAIKVLAAKGLVDARPRTGTFITERSRWQLLDADVMSWRTRREVDPLLLLELGEVRQILEPFAARMAAQRHTPAQLETLRLALMGMEHDGHADHAAFIQADLDFHRGVLTAAGNELLQRFEVILEPALRSRDALLHGDPGDDSFMESHWAVFHAIERQDADKAGTLMQSMMDRAANDVREILGARPT; from the coding sequence ATGGTGACATACGGGCGGGGAATCCACGGGCAGGTCGTCGATGCACTCGGCTCGCGCATCCTCGAGGGAGCGCTCCGACCGGGGGATGTCCTCGATCCCGACGCGGTCCTCCACGAATTCGGCGTGTCACGCACGGTGGTGCGGGAGGCGATCAAGGTCTTGGCGGCGAAGGGTCTCGTGGATGCCCGCCCACGGACGGGCACTTTCATCACCGAACGATCGCGCTGGCAACTACTCGACGCCGACGTGATGTCCTGGCGGACCCGGCGCGAGGTGGATCCTCTGCTCCTGTTGGAGCTCGGTGAAGTGCGCCAGATCCTGGAGCCGTTTGCGGCCAGGATGGCGGCCCAGCGACACACCCCGGCGCAGCTCGAGACGCTCCGGCTCGCACTCATGGGCATGGAGCACGACGGGCATGCCGACCATGCCGCTTTCATCCAAGCCGACCTGGACTTCCACCGCGGCGTCCTCACTGCGGCGGGGAATGAGCTCCTGCAGCGGTTCGAGGTGATCCTGGAGCCCGCGTTGCGGTCGCGTGACGCCTTGCTGCACGGCGACCCGGGGGACGATTCGTTCATGGAGAGCCACTGGGCGGTCTTCCATGCCATCGAGCGACAGGATGCCGACAAGGCGGGCACTTTGATGCAGTCGATGATGGACCGCGCGGCAAACGACGTGCGGGAAATCCTGGGCGCGCGCCCCACCTGA
- a CDS encoding glycoside hydrolase family 88 protein translates to MSLSEKVAWSAEIYEAERDAREWLARSPRSGAESAPVVVGEEFVRGLADALTSLPFATWNFGDSIAFEALLRTSEGTGDERWASFIQGWGRAWATRSEPFVRLDATVPGRALVQVAERYGDFRLLAQLRALADYLLSRPKIRGVYELWQSAPLIAPYGSGPLSDRDAAFLARPPACVCVDALHFDPPFLVALGTATDEFRYVDEGIDQAARFVDTLQRSDGLFDHFLLAGVEGTFGSGWGRGQGWALLGLLDVIETYPVGYESARVTPLREATVRLVEAMVGLQRPDGHWPVVVTDPGSGDEYSTTAFMIAGFSRAARLGLVDRAVVRDALQRATAAFVRSFDRDLALRNVSAAVYASTVPEHYAHVPVGYVVPWGQGPALMAAWEIIEEARG, encoded by the coding sequence ATGAGCCTCTCCGAGAAGGTCGCCTGGTCGGCCGAAATCTACGAGGCGGAACGCGACGCTCGCGAATGGCTGGCTCGGAGCCCCCGCAGCGGCGCCGAATCAGCTCCGGTCGTCGTGGGGGAGGAGTTCGTGCGAGGGTTGGCCGACGCGCTCACGAGCCTCCCGTTCGCCACCTGGAACTTCGGCGACTCCATCGCCTTCGAGGCCCTCTTGAGAACGTCCGAGGGCACCGGTGACGAGCGGTGGGCCTCGTTCATCCAGGGATGGGGGCGCGCCTGGGCGACGCGATCAGAGCCGTTCGTGCGTCTCGACGCGACCGTGCCTGGCCGAGCACTCGTCCAGGTGGCCGAGCGGTACGGGGACTTCCGCCTCCTCGCGCAGCTCCGTGCGCTCGCCGACTACTTGCTGAGTCGGCCAAAGATCCGCGGTGTGTACGAGCTCTGGCAGAGCGCGCCCCTGATCGCGCCGTACGGCTCCGGCCCCCTCTCGGACCGCGACGCCGCCTTTCTCGCGCGACCGCCCGCGTGCGTGTGTGTCGACGCTCTGCACTTCGACCCTCCGTTCCTCGTCGCGCTCGGAACTGCGACGGACGAGTTTCGCTACGTCGACGAAGGTATCGACCAAGCGGCGCGGTTCGTGGATACCCTTCAGCGAAGCGATGGGCTCTTCGACCACTTCCTCCTGGCGGGCGTGGAGGGCACCTTCGGCTCCGGTTGGGGCCGCGGTCAGGGGTGGGCGCTGCTCGGATTGCTCGACGTCATCGAGACGTACCCCGTCGGCTACGAATCTGCGCGCGTGACGCCCCTGCGCGAGGCGACAGTCCGGCTCGTGGAGGCGATGGTGGGCCTTCAGCGTCCCGACGGTCACTGGCCCGTCGTGGTCACCGACCCCGGCTCCGGGGACGAGTACTCGACCACCGCTTTCATGATCGCCGGCTTCTCGCGGGCAGCTCGGCTGGGACTTGTCGATCGCGCCGTCGTCCGCGATGCGCTGCAGCGCGCGACGGCCGCCTTCGTGCGCTCGTTCGATCGCGACCTGGCGCTCCGCAACGTCTCGGCCGCCGTCTATGCGTCGACCGTTCCCGAGCACTACGCCCACGTACCGGTGGGATACGTCGTGCCTTGGGGTCAGGGCCCGGCCCTCATGGCGGCTTGGGAGATCATCGAGGAGGCTCGCGGATGA
- a CDS encoding ABC transporter permease subunit, with product MGTLVGVALSMAAATLPYAVLLLRPFYLAVPREVGEAAQVDGAGPIRSFFSVTIPLVRNGVLV from the coding sequence ATGGGAACCCTGGTCGGAGTGGCATTGTCGATGGCGGCGGCCACCCTCCCGTACGCGGTGTTGCTTCTGCGCCCGTTCTATCTCGCGGTTCCGCGCGAGGTCGGGGAGGCTGCTCAGGTGGATGGAGCCGGTCCCATCAGGTCGTTCTTCTCTGTGACGATTCCGCTGGTGCGTAACGGTGTCCTCGTGTGA
- a CDS encoding EamA family transporter: MVGFFAAIDALFVALSSFSAGMAGRARPVTQVLVISSLASLTLVVTAAFACPGKMSQSGLLSGFIAGIVGGVGLILSYRGLAIGPVGAVTAGSQCTSTIMVTLAGAIVHHGISPLRIAALAASLAAIVLVCREPQTGAGSTPPSRRGAGPVYGVLAGFAFGFFIITIGLAPSGAGLWPVAAARFGVMLPIIALVAVVSFRRSARMRAEVPTPARRTSFTAAVLAGLTDGGANIFLTLALATGDLVLVALMGALAPAITALLGRLLLGERLTRMQFAGLSAAVLGGGAAIF; encoded by the coding sequence GTGGTTGGATTCTTCGCTGCGATCGACGCGCTCTTCGTCGCGCTGAGCAGCTTTAGTGCAGGCATGGCAGGCCGCGCGCGGCCGGTCACGCAGGTTCTCGTCATCTCGTCTCTCGCGAGCCTGACACTGGTTGTCACGGCAGCGTTCGCATGTCCAGGCAAGATGAGCCAATCCGGGCTGCTGTCGGGGTTTATCGCCGGCATCGTGGGCGGCGTAGGCCTCATCCTCTCTTATCGCGGCCTGGCGATCGGGCCCGTCGGAGCGGTGACGGCCGGCAGTCAGTGCACGAGCACCATCATGGTCACCCTGGCGGGAGCAATCGTTCACCACGGCATCAGCCCACTCCGCATTGCGGCACTCGCGGCATCTCTCGCAGCGATCGTGCTCGTCTGCCGCGAGCCGCAAACCGGTGCTGGTAGCACTCCGCCGTCACGTAGGGGAGCGGGACCCGTGTACGGCGTGCTGGCCGGTTTCGCCTTCGGATTCTTCATCATCACCATCGGACTGGCCCCGAGCGGCGCGGGACTCTGGCCGGTCGCCGCCGCGCGTTTCGGAGTGATGCTGCCCATCATCGCGCTTGTCGCGGTCGTTAGCTTCAGGCGATCCGCACGGATGCGGGCTGAGGTGCCGACTCCGGCCCGGAGGACCTCGTTTACAGCGGCCGTCCTGGCCGGCTTGACCGACGGAGGAGCGAATATCTTCCTCACGCTCGCTCTCGCCACAGGAGACCTCGTGCTCGTGGCCCTCATGGGCGCACTCGCCCCAGCGATCACAGCCCTGCTGGGCCGGTTACTTCTGGGTGAGCGGTTGACGAGGATGCAATTCGCCGGGTTGAGCGCCGCGGTCCTCGGCGGAGGAGCAGCCATCTTCTAG
- a CDS encoding sugar kinase — protein MSERDTTPSRARLVTMGETMAVFSTDERWRTRGSTVLRSAGAESNVAIVAARLGAPSTWIGRVGSGGLAERLIADLAAEGVTVCEIPDPGVPSLLLKERRLPDGPHIQYVRERGPGSRLSPADLEPALLADAALLHVTGVTPALSRTARDAVFAALALGRDVGSAISFDVNYRSRLWDRAEAGPVLRALAEQADILFIGDDEVDVLFEGRLSGPEAAGYFVDRGVREVVLKQGGAGALAFSDGRVVQQEAFIVDVVDPVGAGDAFAGGYLAERLRGEPIGLALRTGAVCGAFAVRSAGDWEGAPTRRDVQEFLAHGGTSR, from the coding sequence ATGAGCGAGCGCGACACCACCCCGTCGCGCGCCCGACTGGTGACGATGGGCGAGACGATGGCCGTCTTCTCCACGGACGAGCGCTGGCGCACGAGAGGCTCTACCGTTCTCCGGTCGGCCGGCGCCGAGTCGAACGTCGCGATCGTCGCCGCCCGCCTGGGCGCCCCCTCCACGTGGATCGGACGCGTGGGGTCGGGCGGGCTCGCCGAACGCCTGATCGCCGATCTGGCGGCCGAGGGGGTGACCGTATGCGAGATCCCGGATCCGGGGGTGCCCTCCCTTCTGCTCAAGGAGCGAAGGCTGCCCGACGGGCCGCATATCCAATACGTCCGCGAACGGGGGCCGGGGTCCCGGCTGAGCCCCGCCGACCTCGAGCCGGCGTTGCTGGCGGACGCGGCGCTCCTCCATGTCACGGGCGTCACGCCGGCGCTGAGCCGAACCGCGCGCGATGCCGTGTTCGCCGCACTCGCCCTCGGCCGCGATGTCGGCAGCGCCATCTCCTTCGACGTGAACTACCGGTCACGCCTGTGGGATCGTGCGGAGGCGGGGCCTGTGCTGCGCGCGCTCGCCGAGCAGGCGGACATCCTGTTCATCGGGGACGATGAAGTCGACGTCCTCTTCGAGGGGCGGCTCTCGGGCCCGGAAGCGGCCGGCTATTTCGTGGACCGCGGAGTGCGAGAAGTCGTCCTGAAGCAAGGCGGGGCGGGAGCGCTCGCGTTCTCGGACGGCCGGGTCGTCCAGCAGGAGGCCTTCATAGTCGACGTCGTCGACCCGGTCGGCGCCGGCGACGCCTTCGCGGGAGGCTATCTCGCCGAGCGCCTCCGTGGCGAACCGATCGGGCTGGCGCTTCGGACCGGCGCCGTGTGCGGTGCGTTCGCGGTGCGAAGCGCGGGCGATTGGGAGGGAGCGCCCACACGTCGCGACGTCCAAGAGTTCCTGGCCCACGGGGGCACCAGCCGATGA
- a CDS encoding enoyl-CoA hydratase/isomerase family protein: MNVLPGRIRLERHGSSASLVIDRPTKLNAMTVDMDRQMNELVYEINNDASLRAVVLRGEGDRAFSAGSDINDLDEYGSNWEYRNRFDRRRDYARAVWQIRKPVIAAVIGYAYGGGLEMACASDIRIASTTATFSAGEIRWGWHGGSGQTQFLARLIGAGDALKLLLTGEPIDADEALRVRLVQEVLPPEEVVERAMSLAAHIAELSPIAIERTKYMVRMAENMPMEAALLAENDSFSYIMMTEDAAEGQRAFAEKRKPEFRGR; this comes from the coding sequence ATGAACGTCCTCCCGGGCCGCATCCGCCTCGAACGACACGGGTCGTCCGCATCTCTTGTCATCGACCGACCGACCAAGCTCAACGCGATGACGGTCGATATGGACAGGCAGATGAACGAGCTGGTCTACGAGATCAACAACGATGCATCGCTCAGAGCGGTGGTCCTCCGCGGTGAAGGCGACCGCGCCTTCTCCGCCGGGAGCGACATCAACGACCTCGACGAGTACGGCTCCAACTGGGAGTACCGGAACCGCTTCGACCGCCGTCGGGATTATGCGCGGGCGGTCTGGCAGATCCGCAAACCTGTGATCGCGGCGGTCATCGGGTACGCCTACGGCGGCGGCCTGGAGATGGCGTGCGCGTCGGACATCCGGATCGCGTCGACGACCGCGACCTTCTCCGCGGGGGAGATCCGCTGGGGCTGGCACGGCGGCTCGGGTCAGACGCAGTTCCTGGCCAGGCTGATCGGGGCCGGGGACGCGCTGAAGCTCCTCCTCACCGGCGAGCCGATCGATGCGGACGAGGCGCTGCGGGTGCGATTGGTCCAGGAGGTGCTTCCGCCGGAGGAGGTCGTCGAACGGGCGATGTCACTGGCCGCCCACATCGCAGAGCTCTCGCCCATCGCGATCGAGCGCACCAAGTACATGGTCCGCATGGCGGAGAACATGCCGATGGAGGCCGCCCTCCTCGCCGAGAACGACTCGTTCTCGTACATCATGATGACTGAGGACGCAGCGGAAGGGCAGCGCGCGTTCGCGGAGAAGCGCAAGCCGGAATTCAGGGGCCGATGA
- a CDS encoding CaiB/BaiF CoA transferase family protein — translation MTLPVESTGALAGLRVLDATQMLAGPLAATRLGDLGADVIKVESPGTGEFNRTHGFGDQLVDGEMSTFVAVNRNKRSLAINLKDERARSAFDELVRGADVLIQNFRRGTATRLGLDYERLSSLNPGLVYCSISGYGSEGPYADRPGQDLVLQGYSGSMFSVGAEDDAPVPGALWAADVMTGYQAAIGILAALHARSVTGRGQHVEVDMYSVVLDAQLQELVTFLNTGFRPQRSAESSAHAAIPAPYGVYRTSDGWLTLAMSPLPALGEMLDDDWLRTLTAYNDGHERRDEVFAHIRHLFEGRTTSEWVALADEHGVWAGPVYDYEDLPGDVHLRETGAFVHQSGSWTGAPVVTLRPPIKLSESAVGIRRGAPRLGADSLDVLKEAGVDPATIDALIATGAVTTTERLPLSQTV, via the coding sequence ATGACCCTCCCCGTCGAGAGCACTGGCGCCCTTGCTGGACTACGAGTGCTCGACGCAACCCAAATGCTGGCCGGGCCCCTGGCGGCGACCCGGCTCGGTGACCTCGGCGCGGATGTCATCAAAGTGGAGAGCCCGGGAACGGGCGAGTTCAATAGGACGCACGGATTCGGCGACCAGTTGGTGGACGGCGAGATGTCGACCTTCGTCGCCGTCAACAGAAACAAGCGTTCTCTTGCGATCAACCTCAAGGACGAGCGGGCGAGAAGCGCGTTCGACGAACTGGTGCGTGGCGCCGACGTCCTCATCCAGAACTTCCGCCGGGGGACGGCCACCCGTCTCGGGCTGGATTACGAACGGCTCTCTTCGCTGAACCCGGGCCTGGTCTACTGCTCCATCTCGGGCTACGGCAGCGAAGGCCCGTATGCCGACCGTCCCGGACAGGATCTGGTCCTCCAGGGGTACTCCGGATCGATGTTCTCGGTGGGTGCTGAGGATGATGCGCCGGTGCCGGGCGCTCTCTGGGCCGCTGATGTCATGACCGGCTACCAGGCGGCGATCGGCATCCTGGCCGCCCTTCACGCCCGTAGCGTCACCGGGCGCGGTCAGCATGTCGAGGTGGATATGTACTCGGTCGTGCTGGACGCCCAGCTCCAGGAGCTTGTCACCTTCCTGAATACTGGCTTCCGCCCCCAGCGGTCAGCGGAAAGCTCCGCTCACGCGGCCATTCCCGCCCCCTACGGCGTCTACCGAACGAGTGACGGCTGGCTCACCCTCGCGATGTCCCCGCTGCCGGCGCTCGGCGAGATGCTGGACGACGACTGGCTCCGCACGCTCACGGCGTACAACGACGGGCACGAACGCCGTGACGAGGTCTTCGCTCACATCAGGCACCTCTTCGAGGGACGGACGACGTCCGAATGGGTTGCGCTGGCGGACGAGCATGGTGTGTGGGCCGGACCGGTCTACGACTACGAGGACCTCCCGGGCGACGTGCATCTGCGCGAGACTGGGGCGTTCGTCCATCAGTCGGGAAGCTGGACAGGCGCGCCGGTCGTGACCCTCCGGCCTCCGATCAAGCTGTCCGAGTCGGCGGTCGGCATCCGGCGCGGGGCGCCGAGGCTGGGTGCCGATTCCCTGGACGTGCTCAAGGAGGCCGGCGTCGACCCCGCGACGATCGACGCTCTGATCGCAACCGGGGCGGTGACCACGACCGAACGCCTCCCGCTGTCGCAGACGGTGTGA
- a CDS encoding bifunctional 4-hydroxy-2-oxoglutarate aldolase/2-dehydro-3-deoxy-phosphogluconate aldolase: protein MSRTTSAQAALEAIRRSRVIGIVRARSSAEALDDARALRGAGVSAIEISLVTPDAVDVIARLAEEGFCIGVGTALRTEEVDAAARAGAAFVVSPNLDERVVAATLGHGLASLPGVGTVSEATRARELGADLVKLFPAVTFGPEGVKAILASLPDLQLAPTGGLSVSDVPCYLEAGAAAVGMGSGLVRAARENPEAVRRLVTN from the coding sequence ATGAGCAGAACGACGAGCGCGCAGGCAGCGCTGGAGGCGATACGACGCAGCCGGGTGATCGGGATCGTGAGGGCGAGGTCCTCCGCTGAGGCTCTGGACGACGCTCGAGCCCTGCGTGGGGCGGGTGTCAGTGCGATCGAGATCTCGCTGGTCACGCCCGATGCCGTCGATGTCATCGCGCGTCTGGCCGAGGAGGGATTCTGCATCGGCGTCGGGACCGCCCTGCGGACGGAGGAGGTGGACGCGGCCGCAAGGGCCGGCGCGGCATTCGTCGTGTCGCCCAATCTCGACGAACGGGTCGTGGCGGCGACGCTGGGCCATGGCCTGGCGAGCCTTCCCGGCGTCGGAACCGTGAGCGAAGCCACCCGGGCGCGTGAGCTGGGTGCCGACCTCGTCAAGCTCTTCCCGGCGGTGACCTTCGGCCCCGAAGGCGTCAAGGCCATCCTCGCCTCGCTGCCGGACCTTCAGCTGGCCCCGACAGGCGGTCTATCCGTCTCCGATGTGCCCTGCTACCTCGAAGCAGGAGCTGCGGCGGTGGGCATGGGGTCGGGCCTGGTGCGGGCGGCGCGGGAGAATCCCGAAGCCGTCCGGCGGCTTGTAACCAATTAG